A region from the Lycium barbarum isolate Lr01 chromosome 8, ASM1917538v2, whole genome shotgun sequence genome encodes:
- the LOC132608381 gene encoding probable disease resistance protein At4g27220 → MALEIVGLITEPVVNYIVKPIGRQLGYLMFYRRNIQNLKDEMEKLDQIRADVVQLKEEEERNLRSVGTVTEGWLKETDDILKKTNTILPSEADIGKGCPSQGLISCWVLSKKAKKIIDTVIQRQNDGREYAKLYYSAPPDKACIVSKKDSDENDGMSRQLIMTDIIKALNDEETTMIGICGPGGVGKTRMEKKVIAKVEGENLFDKVVFTVVSQQFNLEKLQASIAKQLGLELNEEDKNMRAIKLNTRLKRGYKILLILDDVWEELDLEEIGIPLGDDHKGCKVMLSSRKKEVCLFMVQNTEKIFTIDSLNDEESWNLFKRKAGDRAINPAFNQIAQEISKECGGLPLGIITVAKALKDKSQEIWEGALTQLKSVLPENITGLGKVYKSLKLSYDHLENDEARKLYLHCCLFPEDYSIPLETLARRGMSLGMFAHINSLQEARIRVELLVDQLKSCFLLQKDKDNSSVIMHDALRDLAIYITSREQHIFGINHCLKVNQWPNDIHHEEVTCISVQSRTAVKHPKTLNCPRLEFLEIKMEAGGISYLHDDIFHGTRALKTIEVSRMRFSLMPSSIGLLKNLCMLTLLHCEMEDISLIGELVNLEILSMRYSQFRVVPAELGKLEKLRLLDLNCDIIERIEPGVLSSFLELEELDMEGCRGVEWEVENKVEQSKVKNVSLAELQVMQNLTTLRIVISDRVIPKDTSLPGGLTRFFIHIVSSDSSGISDFRPSANFYREFSKTVLCSSNAEHVADWLSNVVVRAEKVELRNSVTSHVIDLLARESFQHVKFLVVSDCKELLYLANMSNLIYPCEAPSQYTNCFANLEDLSISNCEEIVYVLPMPVASTTLPLLKSLEINSCKKLEHVFLLEEDNRSGGHGISQIDKVKFPRLERIELENLEALKGFCNGTYNIELRSLSTLHICNLPNIRGFFSNNDNLTAELNQSANKHFLFGEKDALASLKNLELSDMDDAMLLCYQLVSHCCFRGLEYLSIRNCKNLPPYLFIDPVNDARIISAEEEEKEYGENVTANSLLFPHLKYLALYGLSDLRHVVSLNMQKVPFANVKSVHVQSCERLLHFSSLSVARIFSQHVEILSFRDCKEMEQVFVLEENEVDGADQSQIPGIQFPRLRELLLCNLPALTSFCKGVNNIEFPSLRYLEISDLNDIKGLVIPTNGEQSSGMRFLFGTKHLELRDLDSELWFHQLFSSTQSFRELEILRILNCNKMRNLFSSSSIGALVNLKNLAIWNCSQIEAVIVDDEEGEGMSMKPLFLKLKHLYLTDLPKLGSFSQSKHALHFPSLEKLSISDCGEKQTFAQGYINTPRLQDFTINHEPVLENDINSSLCHQFEEQHAKQREEVAETIVTEEEEEDVPQDIHANDEEMEEVAADQLTAEVEEDEKKEIMEE, encoded by the exons ATGGCCTTAGAAATTGTGGGATTAATTACAGAGCCAGTTGTGAACTACATAGTCAAACCAATTGGACGACAACTTGGTTATCTGATGTTTTACAGGAGAAACATCCAGAATCTAAAAGATGAAATGGAGAAGTTGGATCAGATTAGAGCAGATGTGGTTCAAttgaaggaggaggaggagagaaATTTGAGAAGTGTCGGAACCGTTACTGAGGGTTGGCTCAAAGAAACAGATGACATCTTAAAAAAGACCAACACTATTCTGCCAAGTGAAGCTGATATTGGAAAGGGGTGTCCAAGTCAAGGTTTGATTTCGTGTTGGGTGTTGAGTAAGAAAGCTAAGAAGATAATTGACACTGTCATCCAACGACAAAATGATGGGAGAGAGTATGCGAAACTTTACTATTCTGCTCCTCCTGATAAGGCTTGCATTGTAAGCAAGAAAGACTCTGATGAGAATGATGGTATGTCAAGACAATTAATCATGACAGATATCATTAAAGCTCTAAATGATGAGGAGACCACTATGATTGGGATATGTGGTCCAGGTGGTGTTGGGAAGACGAGGATGGAGAAGAAGGTTATTGCAAAGGTCGAAGGGGAAAACTTGTTTGATAAGGTTGTGTTCACAGTAGTTTCCCAACAATTCAACTTGGAAAAGCTTCAAGCCTCAATTGCAAAACAATTGGGTCTAGAACTTAATGAAGAGGATAAGAACATGAGAGCTATCAAACTAAATACAAGACTGAAGAGAGGGTATAAAATTCTCCTAATATTAGATGATGTTTGGGAAGAACTGGATTTAGAGGAAATAGGAATTCCCTTGGGGGATGACCACAAAGGTTGTAAAGTCATGCTATCATCGAGAAAAAAAGAAGTATGCCTTTTTATGGTTCAGAATACAGAGAAAATTTTCACCATAGATTCATTGAATGATGAAGAATCCTGGAATCTCTTTAAAAGAAAAGCTGGTGATAGAGCTATTAATCCTGCCTTTAATCAAATTGcacaagaaatttcaaaggaatgTGGGGGGTTACCCCTTGGAATAATAACTGTTGCAAAAGCGTTGAAAGATAAAAGTCAGGAAATATGGGAAGGTGCACTTACACAGCTAAAATCAGTCCTTCCAGAAAACATCACAGGATTGGGAAAAGTATATAAATCCTTGAAGCTGTCCTACGATCATCTAGAAAATGATGAAGCAAGGAAGTTATATCTGCATTGTTGTTTATTCCCAGAAGATTACTCTATACCCCTGGAAACTCTTGCCAGGCGTGGAATGAGTTTGGGCATGTTTGCACACATTAATAGTCTTCAAGAAGCTAGGATAAGGGTGGAATTATTGGTTGATCAGCTCAAAAGTTGTTTCCTGCTACAAAAAGACAAGGATAATAGCTCGGTCATAATGCACGATGCTCTTCGAGATTTAGCAATATATATTACATCCAGAGAACAACATATTTTTGGGATAAACCATTGTTTGAAGGTAAATCAATGGCCAAACGATATTCATCATGAAGAGGTGACTTGCATTTCAGTACAGTCAAGGACAGCTGTAAAGCATCCAAAGACGCTAAATTGCCCAAGATTGGAATTCTTAGAAATAAAAATGGAAGCAGGGGGTATTTCTTATCTGCATGATGATATTTTCCATGGTACAAGAGCCCTCAAAACAATCGAAGTATCTCGCATGCGATTTTCACTTATGCCGTCGTCAATTGGATTGTTAAAGAATTTGTGCATGTTAACATTGTTACACTGCGAGATGGAGGATATATCATTGATAGGTGAGTTAGTTAACCTTGAGATCCTGAGTATGAGATATTCACAGTTTCGAGTTGTTCCAGCTGAACTAGGAAAGCTAGAGAAGCTCAGGTTATTGGATTTGAACTGTGATATTATTGAAAGAATTGAACCAGGAGTCCTATCAAGTTTTCTTGAGTTAGAAGAACTTGATATGGAAGGATGTCGTGGAGTTGAATGGGAAGTCGAAAATAAAGTGGAACAGAGCAAAGTCAAAAACGTCTCACTTGCTGAACTGCAGGTGATGCAGAATTTAACCACGCTAAGAATTGTCATATCTGACAGAGTTATCCCAAAAGATACAAGTCTTCCTGGTGGGCTAACGAGGTTTTTTATACACATAGTGTCGTCTGATAGTTCTGGAATATCTGATTTTCGACCCTCTGCAAATTTTTATCGTGAATTCTCCAAGACGGTGTTGTGTAGTTCTAATGCAGAGCATGTAGCGGATTGGCTAAGCAACGTTGTAGTGCGTGCTGAAAAAGTCGAGTTGAGGAATAGTGTAACAAGCCATGTTATTGATTTATTGGCGAGAGAAAGTTTCCAGCATGTGAAGTTCTTAGTTGTCAGTGATTGTAAAGAATTGTTGTATCTTGCAAATATGTCAAATTTGATCTATCCCTGCGAGGCTCCAAGTCAATATACTAATTGTTTTGCCAACCTCGAAGACCTTAGCATCAGCAATTGTGAGGAAATTGTTTATGTTCTCCCTATGCCGGTGGCGTCCACAACTTTGCCACTTCTTAAAAGTCTAGAAATAAACTCGTGTAAGAAGTTGGAACATGTGTTCCTTCTAGAGGAAGATAATCGGAGTGGTGGGCATGGAATTAGCCAGATTGATAAGGTTAAGTTCCCTAGACTGGAGAGAATAGAGCTTGAAAATTTAGAGGCGCTAAAGGGTTTCTGCAATGGGACTTACAACATCGAGCTCCGTAGCTTAAGTACCTTGCATATCTGCAATTTACCGAACATCAGAGGATTCTTCTCCAACAATGACAACCTTACTGCAGAACTCAACCAAAGTGCTAACAAGCACTTCCTTTTCGGGGAAAAG GACGCACTGGCAAGCTTGAAGAATTTGGAACTCAGTGATATGGATGATGCAATGTTGTTATGCTACCAATTAGTTTCCCATTGCTGCTTCAGAGGACTTGAGTATTTAAGCATCCGGAATTGCAAGAATCTCCCTCCTTATTTGTTTATTGATCCTGTGAATGATGCTCGAATTATTAGTGCAGAGGAAGAGGAAAAAGAATACGGAGAAAACGTGACTGCTAACTCCCTGCTATTTCCTCATTTGAAATATTTGGCTCTATATGGACTGTCAGATTTGAGGCATGTTGTTTCACTGAATATGCAAAAGGTTCCTTTTGCTAACGTGAAATCAGTTCATGTACAGTCCTGCGAGAGACTACTTCACTTCTCTTCGCTATCTGTAGCCAGGATTTTTTCGCAGCACGTTGAAATATTGTCATTTAGGGATTGTAAGGAGATGGAACAAGTATTTGTTTTAGAGGAAAATGAAGTGGATGGGGCTGATCAAAGTCAAATCCCTGGCATCCAGTTCCCGAGGTTGCGGGAGTTATTGCTTTGCAATTTACCAGCACTCACGAGTTTTTGCAAGGGGGTTAACAACATTGAGTTCCCAAGTTTGAGGTACTTAGAAATTTCTGACTTGAACGACATAAAAGGTCTAGTGATTCCCACAAATGGAGAGCAATCCAGTGGCATGCGTTTCCTTTTTGGAACTAAG CATCTGGAACTCCGTGACTTAGACAGTGAGTTATGGTTCCACCAACTTTTCTCAAGCACACAGTCCTTCAGAGAATTGGaaattttacgcattttaaaCTGCAACAAGATGAGGAacttgttttcttcttcttcaatcgGGGCCTTGGTGAATCTGAAGAACCTCGCTATATGGAACTGCTCACAGATTGAAGCTGTAATTGTAGATGATGAAGAAGGAGAGGGAATGAGCATGAAGCCTCTATTTCTTAAATTGAAACATTTATATCTGACTGACTTACCAAAGTTGGGAAGCTTTAGCCAAAGCAAACATGCTCTACACTTTCCCTCGCTGGAGAAGTTGTCGATCAGCGATTGCGGTGAAAAGCAGACCTTTGCTCAAGGATACATAAACACACCAAGATTGCAGGACTTTACAATAAATCATGAGCCCGTTCTGGAGAATGACATAAATAGTTCCTTGTGCCATCAATTTGAGGAACAG CATGCAAAACAAAGGGAAGAAGTAGCAGAAACAATAGTCacggaagaagaggaggaggatgTGCCGCAGGATATT CATGCAAATGATGAAGAAATGGAAGAAGTAGCAGCAGATCAACTAACAGCTGAAGTAGAGGAGGATGAGAAAAAAGaaataatggaagaataa